Proteins encoded within one genomic window of Haematobia irritans isolate KBUSLIRL chromosome 5, ASM5000362v1, whole genome shotgun sequence:
- the LOC142240967 gene encoding uncharacterized protein LOC142240967 — MSAVEVNTDEAQQEDGDKELKQILKTINCCAAFAYLKDAKINSSNLIYLQNEDIKEAIPVLGLRIEFREKLYKWRNEQVHHDEVPMPIAGPQAKDVHKKNCDFRGKKNLNRSLADILCENAIGRAIIQYERKYQSLTKDYRDELINIIASEAVSNDIKIRINEFTLLLDEIVWVLPSEESLKVYILF, encoded by the exons ATGAGTGCGGTTGAAGTAAATACGGACGAAGCCCAACAGGAAGATGGAGACaaagaattaaaacaaattttaaaaacaataaactgTTGTGCGGCTTTCGCATACCTAAAAG ACGCAAAAATAAACAgctcaaatttaatttatttgcaaaacgAAGACATAAAGGAAGCCATTCCAGTTCTCGGACTTCGAATTGAATTTCGAGAAAAACTTTACAAATGGAGAAATGAACAG gtacaccacgatGAGGTACCAATGCCAATCGCGGGTCCTCAAGCGAAAGATGTCCACAAGAAGAATTGTGATTTTCgtgggaaaaaaaatttaaatagg agcttGGCGGACATATTATGCGAAAATGCTATTGGAAGGGCAATTATTCAATATGAACGCAAGTATCAAAGTCTGACGAAAGACTATCGAGATGaacttataaatataattgcaaGCGAGGCTGTATCTAATGATATAAAAATTAGGATTAATGAATTCACTTTGCTCCTTGATGAAATTGTATGGGTTTTGCCGTCTGAGGAATCTCTgaaggtatatattttattctaa